In Silene latifolia isolate original U9 population unplaced genomic scaffold, ASM4854445v1 scaffold_167, whole genome shotgun sequence, a single window of DNA contains:
- the LOC141638037 gene encoding uncharacterized protein LOC141638037 yields MHFIQGTDYECWVVIENGPLAITITDANGESCVKAPKDYTSNDYKEAEKNSRAISLLQSGISESETNRIAGCKTAKQILDSLALAHEGTVQVKKQRIDLLMQQYESFRMHEDEPIKSMSSRFSNITNELSNLGRQFETEDIVRKILRSLTKKWR; encoded by the coding sequence ATGCATTTCATACAAGGAACAGATTATGAATGTTGGGTAGTTATCGAAAATGGTCCCCTCGCTATCACTATCACCGATGCTAATGGTGAGTCTTGTGTAAAAGCACCCAAGGACTACACATCTAATGATTACAAAGAGGCTGAGAAGAACTCTAGGGCCATATCACTCCTGCAATCCGGAATTAGCGAATCAGAAACTAATCGTATTGCAGGATGTAAAACGGCCAAACAAATCTTGGATAGTCTAGCACTAGCCCACGAGGGAACTGTGCAAGTAAAGAAACAACGTATTGATCTCTTAATGCAACAATACGAGTCCTTTAGAATGCACGAGGATGAGCCAATAAAGAGTATGTCTTCTCGTTTTTCAAACATAACTAACGAACTTTCAAATCTTGGTCGACAATTTGAAACTGAGGACATTGTCCGTAAAATTTTAAGAAGTCTTACCAAGAAGTGGCGATAA